The genome window GCAAAATCCCGGCTTTTCGCACGCGTGCGGTCATGACGGACATGCCGCCATCGGACTTGCGCTCTGCCGATGGCTCTCAGAAAATCGGGAACAGCTCAAAGGCACCGTCAAAATTCTTTTCCAGCCCGCCGAGGAAGGCGTGCGGGGCGCGGCGGCGATGGCCGCCAAAGGCATTGTCGACGACGTCGATTGGTTTGCGGGCGGGCACATCGGCTGTTCAGCGAAGCTTGGCGACGTGGGCGTCTCTCATTTCGGCTACCTTGCAACGACGAAATTCGATCTCGAGTTCTTCGGTCAGTCTGCCGCGGCGGGTTCTCCCGAAAAAGGTAGAAGCGCGCTCATGTGCGCAGCCGCCGCCTGCCTCTCGCTCGGAAGTCTCCCGGGACACAGCCAGGGCATCACGCGCGTGCAGATCGGGAAATTCATCTCCGGCACCGGCCGCAACATCATTGCCGACCATGCGTACATGTAGCTTGAGGTTCGGGGCGAAACCACTGAAATCAACGACTACATGGCAAAGAACGTCGAGCAGACCGTAAAAGGCCTCGCCCTCGCCTACGGCGTCGACTATAAGCTGACCCGGATGGGCGAAGCCGTGACCTACAAAGGTGATGAAGAAGCGGTCGCCCTGCTGAAGAGCGCAGCGCGGGAAGTGCCGGGCGTCCATTCCGTCGTCGACATGAATGCAAAGATCGGCAGCGAAGACTGCACGATGCTCATACGCCGGGTTCAGGAGCATGGAGGGAAAGCCGCCTTCTGCTACTACGGGTGCAACCACCACGGCCACCATCGTCCGGACTTCTCCATCCAGGATGAAA of Sutterella faecalis contains these proteins:
- a CDS encoding amidohydrolase, whose translation is MDLNKIILSDEARKELVNDRRWLHAHPEEGWCEFETTWFIVRRLRSLGLEVLAGIDVIEPDAVMGRNEALVLAAQQRAIEHGVPKEFLESLSGYTGAMAILRTGRPGPVTALRFDIDALPIEETDDPQHEANAGHFRSQNPGFSHACGHDGHAAIGLALCRWLSENREQLKGTVKILFQPAEEGVRGAAAMAAKGIVDDVDWFAGGHIGCSAKLGDVGVSHFGYLATTKFDLEFFGQSAAAGSPEKGRSALMCAAAACLSLGSLPGHSQGITRVQIGKFISGTGRNIIADHAYM
- a CDS encoding zinc-binding metallopeptidase family protein; amino-acid sequence: MAKNVEQTVKGLALAYGVDYKLTRMGEAVTYKGDEEAVALLKSAAREVPGVHSVVDMNAKIGSEDCTMLIRRVQEHGGKAAFCYYGCNHHGHHRPDFSIQDETSLPIGWGTFARFIAEINSQD